The stretch of DNA GGCGCCACATGAACCCGCCGGCCGCCCCAATCGAGCGAGAGGGGCTTATCGAACAAGGTCTCGTGCTCGGCAAGATCCGATGCCTCGATGAGCACGCCTTGCGCCTGCGCCTCGGCGAGCCAGGCCGCCGCGAGCGGGCCCTCATAGAATGCGCGCCAACCCTGTTGAGAGAGGTTGCGCAAGGTCTCAGCGACTTTGGGCTGTCTCAGCCTCGCGCCCAGCTTGGCCGTGCCTGGCTGTCCATAAAGGCTTGGAAGGCCCGGGAATTCCGCCGCGAGCTCCGCATATTCCGGCCCGTTGAAGAAGGCGACCGATGTCCGGTCGAGCGGCACGCCTCCTTCCGCCAGCTGAATGGCGGGCGCCAGCACCTCGGCCAGAGACTTGGTACCGAATTGCTCGAGCGACTGCGCCCAAGCGGCAACCACGCCCGGGACAGAAACGCCAAGCGGGCCACGACGCGGCAAGGCGGAAAGCCCGCGCGCCCGCATGGCCTCGGCGGTTGCGGCCTTCGCCGTCTTGCCCGAGCCGTTGATCGCGGTCACCCCGGACTTTGCATCGAACCACAGCCCGATCGCATCACCGCCAAGCCCATTCATGAACGGAATGGCAACGCCAAGGGTCGCGGCGGCGGCGATCGCCGCATCCATGGCATTCCCGCCCGCCCGCAGAATCGCGGTGCCAGCCTCCGCTGCCCGTGGATGCCCCGCCACCACCATGCCGCGATCGCTCATCACGATCGGCCGATGGGCCGGAAGCGACAGTCTGGGCTGACTCACGCTCATATCGATCACTCCACGAAGCTGGCCGCGTTCATGAGACTGCGTACGCGCTCAGACGCTTGAAAGAACACAGGATCACGCATCACGGAAAAATCGCGCGGTCTCGGCAGGGGAACCGGCACGATCTCCTGAATGCGTCCGGGCCGCGGTGTCATAACCACCACCCGATCAGCCAGCAGCACCGCTTCCGTGATGCTGTGGGTGATCAGCAATACCGTTTTCGGCGACTGCATCCAGATCCGCTGCAACTCCAGATTCATCTGCTCACGCGTAAGCGCATCCAGCGCACCGAACGGCTCGTCCATGAGCAGCAGCGAAGGCGAGGTCACCAATGCCCGGCACAGCGCCACCCGCTGCTGCATGCCGCCCGAGAGCTCGTAGGGCTTCTTCTCCTCGAACCCGCTCAGACCCACCAGCGTGAGCAGCTCGTCCACATGGGACCGCTGCTCGTCCGATCCCGCCTGAATATCCAGTGGCAGCTCCACATTCCGCCGCACGCTGCGCCACGGCAGCAGCACCGGGGTCTGGAACACGATGCCGGTTCCGGGCCCGGGACCTGTCACCGGCACGCCACCCACGAGGATCTCGCCGGAAGTGGCGGGCAACAGACCCGCGACCAGCCGCAGCATGGTCGATTTTCCACAGCCGGAAGCACCGACCACCGCTACGAACTCGCCCGGCGCAATATCGAGACTGATGCCGGTCAGCGCCTCGACTGCTCCCGTGCGTGTTTCAAAACGCTTGCCGACATCGCGCAGCTGAATGGATTGCGATATCTCCCGGCTTGCGGAGAGGTTCGGCTGAGGGCTGTTCATCTCAGGAAGCTCCCGCGCCGCTATGCAGCCGCACGACGTTGTGCCAGGGGATCGCAATCTTTTCCAGAAGCTCGATCGCGTAATAGACGACCACGCCGATGACCATCAGCGCGGCGAGCACTGCAAACAGCAACGTGGTATCGAGGCTGGCATTGGCCTGAAGCAGGAGATAGCCGAGCCCCTGGGATGCCCCGACCCACTCCGCGATCACCGCGCCCACAACAGCGAAGGCCACCGAAACCTTCATGCCTGCGAAGATGTTGGGCAGCGAGAGCGGCAGGCGAAAATACCAGAAAGTCTGCAGCCGGTTGGCCCGCAGCGCCTGCGCAAGTTCGAGCACCTCACGCTCGACCGATCGCAACCCCACGATGGTCGAGATGACCACGGGAAAGAAGGCGACCAGAAAGGTCACCACCAGCTTGGGGAATAGACCAAGCCCGAACCACACGACGATCAAGGGGGCAAGCGCCACTTTCGGAAAGGTCTGGCTCAGGATCAGCCATGGCATCACCGCCTGCTCCAGCGTGCGCCAGGCAACCAGCATGATGGCCAGCGGAATACCGATCAGCACCGACAGGAGAAAGCCGCCAAGCGTGACATAGGTCGTTATCCAGCTATGGTGCAGCAGGAACGAGAAATCCTCGATGATCCGCTGCAGGACCGCGCCGGGCAACGGCAGCAGATAGGGCGGAATGTCGAAGATCTCCACTGCCGCATACCAGCCGGCAATCATGATCACGAGGGCGACCGCGGGATAGAGTCCTGGAATTGGCCATCTCATGTCATGTCAGCCCGGAAAAAGGATGCCGGGCGCAGGCATTGTGCACCATCGCCACGAGATGGGTAAAGTCGAACACCGGAAGTCCCGTCGCCTCTTGCACGGCAGCGGCATAGGGCGGCAGCAGCGAGCATTCGAGCAGGATCGCGCCCACCTCCGGGTTGCGCTCCACCATGGCCCGCGCCACGTCGACCACCTCGGCCTCGGCCAGATCGAAATCGAGCCACGGACGATCGTCCCAGGCGGTTGCCGCAAATTCCGGGCAGCTCTCCACGCCGACGATCACCACGGGATCGCTGATCCCCGCCGCACGAAGATGATTATCAGTCAGGCTCGCCGCCTCCGCTGTGATGATCCCAAGCCGCCGCGAGCTTTTCAGCATGCGCGAGATCATCGGCGCGAGCATCAGCGAGGAGGCGAAGACCGGCACATCGACCGCATCGCACAGGTGCTTCTGGAACAACGCCGCAAAGCCGCACGATGTGGTGATGGCCCGGCAGCCCTGCGCAACGAGGCTCTGTGCCCCGTCGAGCCAAGGCCGGATGGCCTCGTGGAATTCGGCGCTGTCCGGATCCATCGCGCCGAGCTCCCGCACGGTCCGACTGCCGGAAAAGCCCTTCACGACATGATGGAGGACGGGAAAGGGGAAGCTTGCTGCATTGCCGATTGCGCCCGGCGGCCGCGGAAAGTGCCCCTCGATCAGCAGAATGCCGATCCTGTGTCCGTAAATATTGTGGCCGCCGTGCAGCACGCGGCGACGCGCCGGTGCGGTCATGACCTTACGCCTTATATGTCAGCTCGCGCGGATAATCCGCAAAGCACTCGGCTCCATTCTCGGTGACGGCGAAGCTCTCCGAGATCACCAGGCCATAGTGTTCCATCCAAATGGCCGGGATGCAATGGAACGTCATGTTCGGCTCGAGCACCGTCCGGTCGCCAGCTCTGAGGCTCGCCGTGAGCTCACCCCAGGTGGGAGGATATCCGATGCCCACGGGATAGCCGATGCGGCTGTCCTTCTCGATGCCATGGCGCGAGATCACCGCCTTCCATGCGGCAGCAAGCTCCTCGCAAGCGACCCCCGGCTTGACCTTGTCGAGCACCGCCTGCAGGCCTTCGGCGATGACCTTTGCCACATCCTGCATCTCCTGCGTCGGCCTTCCCAGATAGATGCAACGCGACAAGGGCGAGTGATAGCGATGCCGGATACCGCCAAGCTCGATATAGAAGATCTCGCCCTCGACCAGCGGCGCATCCGTCCAGGAAAGATGGGGGGCTGCGCAATATTCGCCCACCATGGCGTTGGGCGGCTTACAGGGGAAGGTGCCACCGAATTCCGGCAAGCCGGCGGTGGTGACGCGATAAACCTCGGCCATCACGTCGCATTGTCGGACGCCCGGTTCGGCCTTGTCATAGGCCGCCTGTTGCGCGGCCGCGGCGATCTTGCCGGCCTGTCTCATGAACTCGAGCTCGCGCTCGGACTTCACCATGCGACACCAATTGACCAGCAGGAACGCGTCAAGGAAGCGTGCATTGGGCAAATCGCGCTTCAGAATCGCATCCCACTTGGCCGTGTAATAGTAATCGTCGGTCTCGACCCCGATCGTGCCCTTGTCCCAGCCGCGGCGCTTGAGCTCTTCCGCAACGAACTCGATCGGATGGCGCTCAGTCGAGGCGACGTAAGTGTCCGGATACGGAACGACGTTTTCTTCCGCCAGGAAGGCCGTGAACTTTGCGCCCACCGCATCCATCTTCCGGCCGATCCAGACCGGCTCTTCCTGGCGAAGGCTCACGGCCACCATCTGCGGTGTGTAGAACGACCAGCCGTCATAGCCGGTCAGCCAGAACTGATTGGCCGGTGACGCGACAAGCAGCAGGTCGATGCCGCGCTTGCTCATCTCCGCCTTGGCACGCGCAATGCGCGCGAGAAACTCGCTGCGTTCGAACAGGATCATGTTTTGACCTCTCACCCGGCCTTATCGGCTTTTGCGCAGCAGCATCACGCCTGCGGAATGAGAAGTCTAATGATATGTATGCCCGAACCCTATAACTCGCAGGTTATGCCTGGACGCGAGCCCTGCGATTTACTGCAGCTAATCCCGCGCGTCATAATTCCTAAATTGCGCACCCGGCCTCTTCCTGGCGACTTTGTACGGCACCAAGCAAGAGGCCGCGCAGCGAATGCAACCCAATGAAATCAAGCCGTCTGACCCCCGCCAATCCGCCGAGGCATCGGATATCGGCACTATTGTGAAGCTCGGCAGCGCAGGGATCAGCGCCTATGTGCCGCCTCTGTCGGACTATCAGAATGTGTCCGAGACCTGGCAAGAAGCGGAATATCGCTGCTACGAAACGGAAGGGCGAAAGGTCACGATCGGCTACTGGACAGGCGAACCGGGCCAGATATCGCTTGATCCTTGGCCTTACACGGAGGTCTGTTCGATTGTCACGGGACGCGTGGCACTGCGCGATCAGCGCGGCAAGGAAATCGTCTTTGGCGCCGGCGAGGGCTTCCTCGTGCCCAAGGGATGGGCAGGCGCGTGGATTACGCTTGAACCATCGAGCAAATTCTTCGTGATGATCACATAACCAAAAGCCGGCACGTCACCATGGCGAACGCCAGTCACTGAGGGGAACTGACATGAATATCTCAAAGAACGCGATGGGGGCATCTATCGCACTCGGCATGCTTCTGCTTGGCCTTATGTCTGCAGCACGGGCCGAGGACATAGCCGTGCCTGAGAAGCTGAAGAGCGCGGGAAAGATCGTCTATTGCACCGATGTCGGCTTTCCGCCCTGGGAAATGCTGGATCCGGCGACGCAGCAGCCCACCGGTTTCGACATCGATCTCGGCGCGGCGGTCGCGAAGGCCATGGGCCTCAAGAGTGAGCACAAGAATATCGGCTTCGACGGGCTGATCCCGGCGCTGCAGGCGGGTCAATGCGATGCGATCATTTCAGGCTTCTATGACAAGCCGGAGCGGCGTCAGGTCGTGGATTTTGCCAATTATGCCAAGACGGGTAGTTCTCTGATCTTCAAGGCCGACAGCCCCGTCACCGTGAACACGCTAGCCGATATGTCCGGCAAGAAGGTCGCGGTTGGTGTCGGCACCGCCGGCGAAGGCACTCTGGCCGAAACGAACGAGGCCCTGAAACAGGCCGGCAAGCCCGAAATCACCGTGGTTGCGGTGCCAACCAGTGCTGAGGCGTTCCAGCAACTGGTGGCGGGCCTCGTCGATGCCTATCTCGGCTCCACCGATCAGGCCGCTTATTACAACAAGCAGAAGCCGGGCAGCGTGAAGCTTGGCGGCGAGCCTTTGATCAGCTTCCCGACGGGCATCGCGACCCTCCATAAGGACAAGGACCTGCACCAGGCCTTCGAAGCGGCCCTCAAGCAGATCCGCGCCAATGGCGATTACGATAAGGTTGTGAAGGCGTGGGATTTCGAGGCGTTGGCCCTGCGCTGATGTCCCATGATGACCCGTTGTCAATCAACGGGGCATCTCCACGAAATCGCATAGTTCGGCGCTGCGGCGGCAGCGCCCTTTGGGCGGACTGATGGGAAATCTGAATATCGACGCTGCATTCTTCTTGCAGTACCTGTTCAATCCCCCGGCAATCTTCTGGTGGGGATTGTGGATCACCATCTGGGTGTCCTTCGTCTCCATGGTGCTCGGGATTTGCGTGGGCTTCGGCGTGGCGCTCGCCCGCATGTCGAAATACCGTTGGCTGCGCGAATGGGCGCGCTTTTACGTGTGGTTCTGGCGCGGCACGCCTTTGCTGGTGCAGCTCGTGCTGATCTATACTGGCATTGCCGCATCCGGCATCTACATGTATCCCGATCTCGTGATCGGCCCGGTGAAGATCTCGGGCGCGGTGCAGGCGGCCATCATCGCGCTGAGCCTCAACGAGGGTGCATACATGGCCGAGATTTTCCGCGCCGCACTGTCCGCCATCGACAAGGGCCAGCACGATGCGGCCCGTGCCATCGGCATGCGTCCCGCAGCCGCCATGCGCTGGATCATCCTTCCGCAAGCGGCGCGCATCGTGCTGCCACCCCTTGGCAACGAGATCACGCTGATGATCAAGAGTACCTCGCTTCTCGCTGTCATTGGCATTCGCGAGATGTTCGGAACGCTCCAGTCCCTGAATGCCGCGACTTTCCGTACCTTCGAGCTCTTCACCATCGCGGCCATCTGGTATCTCCTCCTGACCTCCCTCGTGGCCCTCGGCCAGCGTGCCATCGAAGCGCGACTGTCTCGGCATGAATGGCCGCTGGCGAGCACGCCCGACATCGACAAGAAGCGCTCGCTTTTCGGGCTGCGGAGATAAGTGATGGCTCCCCTTGAGAAGAATGCCGATGCGCTCGTGCAGGTCATCGACGTGTATAAGGCTTATGGCTCTATCGAAGTGCTGAAAGGCATCTCCATGCAGGTTACCGCCGGCGAGGTCGTATGCCTCATCGGACCATCGGGTTCAGGCAAGACGACGCTCGTGCGCTGCATCAATCATCTGGAGACGATCGACTCCGGCCGCATCATTGTCGATGGAGAGATGATCGGCTACCGCATGAAGGGCGGCCGCTTGGTCGAGCAGAGCGGCAAGGTGATCGCCGCGCAGCGCGAAAAGATCGGCATGGTCTTCCAGCGCTTCAACCTCTTCCCTCATCTCACCGCCCTCGAGAATGTCACGATCGGTCCGATCAAGGTGCAGGGGCGCAACCCTGCGGAGGTCGAGGCTGAGGCGGCGAGCCTGCTGCGCAGCGTTGGCCTTCAGGACAAGATGCGCAATTATCCCGCGCAACTCTCCGGCGGACAGCAGCAGCGCGTCGCCATCGCAAGAGCACTCGCCATGAAGCCGACGGTGCTCTTGTTCGACGAGCCGACGAGCGCGCTGGATCCGGAAACCGTGGGCGAAGTCCTGGAGGTCATGAGGGCCGTGGCAGCAACGGGCATGACCATGATCGTAGTGACACACGAGATGGGTTTTGCGCGCGAGGTATCCGACCGCGTCGTCATGATGGATGGCGGCAAGATCATCGAGGAGGCCCCGGCGGCGGAATTCTTCGGTGCGCCAAGGAGCGAGCGGACCCGAGCCTTTCTGAGAGGCGTTTCGTGATGAAAATCGGTTGGCCCTGGCTTTCGCTGTTCGAGCCTCATCCGGACCTCGCGGCCTTCCGGCCCGTGATCGGCGAGAGCGGCATGGTATCTTCACCGCACGCGACCGCCTCCAGGATCGGGCTCGATATTCTGCGGCGTGGCGGCAATGCTGTGGACGCAGCGATCGCCACCAGCGCGGCCCTGATGGTGATCTGCCCGATGCAATGCGGCCCGGGCGGTGACGCCTTCTGGATGATTGCATCCCGTGACGGGCGTATTCACGCGCTCGATGCATCGGGCCGTGCCGCGATGGCGGCCAATGCCGACGACGTGCACGCTGCGGGCTTTAATGCGATCCCGATGCGATCTGGCTTCTCCGTCACCACCCCCGGGGCGGTCGATGGCTGGGCCAAGGCGCATGCGAAATTCGGCAGCCTTCCCCTCAGCGAGCTCCTCGAGCCCGCTGCGGCCCTTGCTGAGCACGGCTTTATCGCCAGCCGGCATGCGGTGGCGAGCTACCGGACAGCCGAGCCGGAATTGCGTGAGAAACAGGCTCTCGCCTGCCTCGGTGTCGAGGCAATGCCGAGCCTCTATGGCAAGGTCTGCCAGCCGGCCCTGGCAAGAACGTTGCGCGACATCGGGGCGAGCGCCGGACGCACCTTTTACGAAGGGCCGCTCGCCTCCGCGATCGCGCGCGCAGTGCGCCAATTCGGTGGCTGGCTGGATGAAGCCGATCTCGCGGCCTGCGCGGCGGAATGGGTCGAGCCGATCAGCGCTCCATTCCGTAAGCTGACTGTTTTCACGACCCCACCTTCGACGCAAGGGTTTGGGCTGCTTGCCGCTCTGTGCCGGATAGAGGCAGTCTCATCCGGGCCCCTCGACCGGCACGACCCGGCCGCCGTGCATCTGCTCATCGAGGCGACGGCGGCGGCTCTCGATCTCCGCGATCGCTATAATCAAGATCGCAAAGGTGTGCCTGCAGGTCTCCAGGCGCTCTGGGAGGAACCGGCCGCGAGCACTTTCGCGCAAACTTATGATCCCTCCGCAAGAAGCGCTCTCGCCGCACGGCCAAGCCATCGGGTAACCAAGGGAGACACGGCCCATCTCGCCGTTTGCGATGCCAATGGCATGTGTGTCTCGCTGATCCAGAGCCTGTTTTTTGATTTCGGCTCCTGCATTCCGGTGCAGGAAGGCGGCTTCACCCTGCAGAACCGGGGCGCCGCCTTCCATCTGAATCCGGAGGAGGCCGGCGCCCTCGCACCTGGCATCCGCCCGCCAAGCACATTGATGCCGAGCATCGCCACGATAGCCGGCACGCCGGTGCTCACATCCGGCTGCATGGGCGGCGATGGCCAGATTCAAACCCAACTGCAACTGCTCATCGATATCACCGATGGCGGGCTCGATCCGCAACAGGCGATCTCCCGTCCCCGCTGGTACCTTGATCGCAGCGGCGCTGACAGCTCCCTCGTCAAGGTTGAAGCGGGCGTGGAGCGGAGTATTGTCGAAGGCCTTCGCGCACGTGGGCACCTCGTCGAGGTTCTCGGGCCCAGCGAAGAGATCATGGGCCACGCGCAAGTCATTCAGCGTGTCGGCAGCGTTCTTGTGGGCGGCGCCGATCCGCGTTCAGACGGTCAGGTTGCTGCCTGTTGAAGCCGTAACGGGGAGGACTGCAATGTGCCGAAGACTGCTGCCGCTAAACGCCTTGCGAGCATTCGAGGTCGCAGCGCGGCATAAGAGCCTCGCTAAGGCGGCGGAGGAGCTGGCCGTAACCCCCGCGGCCGTGCACCATCAGGTGAAATGTCTGGAAGAGCTGCTCGGTGTCGACCTCTTCATCCGGAAGGGCAACAACCTCGAGCTCACCCGTGTGGCGGTCTCCGTGCTGCCGACCCTGGAGGGTGCGTTCGACCTTCTTTCGCTCGCCACCGAGAAAATGCGCCAGCACGCCAGCGAAGGCGTCTTGTCTCTCTGCACCCCGCCCTCCTTCGCTCAGAAATGGCTGGTTCCCCGGCTCGGCCGCTTCCGCGAGGACTTCGAGAATATCGAGCTGCGTGTTTCAACGGCCGTCGACTTCCCCGACCTCAACAACTCCGAGATCGATGTCGCGATCGGCTTCGGCCCGGAGCACCGGTTTCAGGCATCAGGCGTGATCGCCGAAATGCTGATGCGCGACGAGGTCTTTCCCGTGTGCAGCCCTGACTTCCTGCGAAAAAACGACCTGTCGACCGAAGCAGAATTGCTGCAGGCCAATCTGATCTACGATGACGGGCTGCGGTCCAGCCACATGATCGACTGGGCAACCTGGTTCTCCAGGATCGGCATCCATTTGAAAACGAGCCACGAGGGCATCAAGCTCGATTCGGTCGTGCTCGCGATTGACGCGGCGGCGGCCGGCCAGGGTGTCGCTCTGGCGCCCAGGAGCCTTGTCGAG from Rhodoligotrophos sp. CJ14 encodes:
- a CDS encoding ABC transporter substrate-binding protein, which translates into the protein MNISKNAMGASIALGMLLLGLMSAARAEDIAVPEKLKSAGKIVYCTDVGFPPWEMLDPATQQPTGFDIDLGAAVAKAMGLKSEHKNIGFDGLIPALQAGQCDAIISGFYDKPERRQVVDFANYAKTGSSLIFKADSPVTVNTLADMSGKKVAVGVGTAGEGTLAETNEALKQAGKPEITVVAVPTSAEAFQQLVAGLVDAYLGSTDQAAYYNKQKPGSVKLGGEPLISFPTGIATLHKDKDLHQAFEAALKQIRANGDYDKVVKAWDFEALALR
- a CDS encoding ABC transporter permease; the encoded protein is MRWPIPGLYPAVALVIMIAGWYAAVEIFDIPPYLLPLPGAVLQRIIEDFSFLLHHSWITTYVTLGGFLLSVLIGIPLAIMLVAWRTLEQAVMPWLILSQTFPKVALAPLIVVWFGLGLFPKLVVTFLVAFFPVVISTIVGLRSVEREVLELAQALRANRLQTFWYFRLPLSLPNIFAGMKVSVAFAVVGAVIAEWVGASQGLGYLLLQANASLDTTLLFAVLAALMVIGVVVYYAIELLEKIAIPWHNVVRLHSGAGAS
- a CDS encoding gamma-glutamyltransferase family protein codes for the protein MKIGWPWLSLFEPHPDLAAFRPVIGESGMVSSPHATASRIGLDILRRGGNAVDAAIATSAALMVICPMQCGPGGDAFWMIASRDGRIHALDASGRAAMAANADDVHAAGFNAIPMRSGFSVTTPGAVDGWAKAHAKFGSLPLSELLEPAAALAEHGFIASRHAVASYRTAEPELREKQALACLGVEAMPSLYGKVCQPALARTLRDIGASAGRTFYEGPLASAIARAVRQFGGWLDEADLAACAAEWVEPISAPFRKLTVFTTPPSTQGFGLLAALCRIEAVSSGPLDRHDPAAVHLLIEATAAALDLRDRYNQDRKGVPAGLQALWEEPAASTFAQTYDPSARSALAARPSHRVTKGDTAHLAVCDANGMCVSLIQSLFFDFGSCIPVQEGGFTLQNRGAAFHLNPEEAGALAPGIRPPSTLMPSIATIAGTPVLTSGCMGGDGQIQTQLQLLIDITDGGLDPQQAISRPRWYLDRSGADSSLVKVEAGVERSIVEGLRARGHLVEVLGPSEEIMGHAQVIQRVGSVLVGGADPRSDGQVAAC
- a CDS encoding aspartate/glutamate racemase family protein, whose protein sequence is MTAPARRRVLHGGHNIYGHRIGILLIEGHFPRPPGAIGNAASFPFPVLHHVVKGFSGSRTVRELGAMDPDSAEFHEAIRPWLDGAQSLVAQGCRAITTSCGFAALFQKHLCDAVDVPVFASSLMLAPMISRMLKSSRRLGIITAEAASLTDNHLRAAGISDPVVIVGVESCPEFAATAWDDRPWLDFDLAEAEVVDVARAMVERNPEVGAILLECSLLPPYAAAVQEATGLPVFDFTHLVAMVHNACARHPFSGLT
- a CDS encoding cupin domain-containing protein translates to MQPNEIKPSDPRQSAEASDIGTIVKLGSAGISAYVPPLSDYQNVSETWQEAEYRCYETEGRKVTIGYWTGEPGQISLDPWPYTEVCSIVTGRVALRDQRGKEIVFGAGEGFLVPKGWAGAWITLEPSSKFFVMIT
- a CDS encoding ABC transporter ATP-binding protein, with translation MNSPQPNLSASREISQSIQLRDVGKRFETRTGAVEALTGISLDIAPGEFVAVVGASGCGKSTMLRLVAGLLPATSGEILVGGVPVTGPGPGTGIVFQTPVLLPWRSVRRNVELPLDIQAGSDEQRSHVDELLTLVGLSGFEEKKPYELSGGMQQRVALCRALVTSPSLLLMDEPFGALDALTREQMNLELQRIWMQSPKTVLLITHSITEAVLLADRVVVMTPRPGRIQEIVPVPLPRPRDFSVMRDPVFFQASERVRSLMNAASFVE
- a CDS encoding LysR substrate-binding domain-containing protein, translated to MCRRLLPLNALRAFEVAARHKSLAKAAEELAVTPAAVHHQVKCLEELLGVDLFIRKGNNLELTRVAVSVLPTLEGAFDLLSLATEKMRQHASEGVLSLCTPPSFAQKWLVPRLGRFREDFENIELRVSTAVDFPDLNNSEIDVAIGFGPEHRFQASGVIAEMLMRDEVFPVCSPDFLRKNDLSTEAELLQANLIYDDGLRSSHMIDWATWFSRIGIHLKTSHEGIKLDSVVLAIDAAAAGQGVALAPRSLVEHDLTTGRLIRLFERSVALDGGYFVSHLELISDRPVVTAFLEWLFAEARVNRTLLTERFATGHHAAAALIN
- a CDS encoding amino acid ABC transporter ATP-binding protein, whose amino-acid sequence is MAPLEKNADALVQVIDVYKAYGSIEVLKGISMQVTAGEVVCLIGPSGSGKTTLVRCINHLETIDSGRIIVDGEMIGYRMKGGRLVEQSGKVIAAQREKIGMVFQRFNLFPHLTALENVTIGPIKVQGRNPAEVEAEAASLLRSVGLQDKMRNYPAQLSGGQQQRVAIARALAMKPTVLLFDEPTSALDPETVGEVLEVMRAVAATGMTMIVVTHEMGFAREVSDRVVMMDGGKIIEEAPAAEFFGAPRSERTRAFLRGVS
- a CDS encoding amino acid ABC transporter permease, whose protein sequence is MGNLNIDAAFFLQYLFNPPAIFWWGLWITIWVSFVSMVLGICVGFGVALARMSKYRWLREWARFYVWFWRGTPLLVQLVLIYTGIAASGIYMYPDLVIGPVKISGAVQAAIIALSLNEGAYMAEIFRAALSAIDKGQHDAARAIGMRPAAAMRWIILPQAARIVLPPLGNEITLMIKSTSLLAVIGIREMFGTLQSLNAATFRTFELFTIAAIWYLLLTSLVALGQRAIEARLSRHEWPLASTPDIDKKRSLFGLRR
- a CDS encoding M24 family metallopeptidase, which codes for MILFERSEFLARIARAKAEMSKRGIDLLLVASPANQFWLTGYDGWSFYTPQMVAVSLRQEEPVWIGRKMDAVGAKFTAFLAEENVVPYPDTYVASTERHPIEFVAEELKRRGWDKGTIGVETDDYYYTAKWDAILKRDLPNARFLDAFLLVNWCRMVKSERELEFMRQAGKIAAAAQQAAYDKAEPGVRQCDVMAEVYRVTTAGLPEFGGTFPCKPPNAMVGEYCAAPHLSWTDAPLVEGEIFYIELGGIRHRYHSPLSRCIYLGRPTQEMQDVAKVIAEGLQAVLDKVKPGVACEELAAAWKAVISRHGIEKDSRIGYPVGIGYPPTWGELTASLRAGDRTVLEPNMTFHCIPAIWMEHYGLVISESFAVTENGAECFADYPRELTYKA